A single genomic interval of Anopheles marshallii chromosome 2, idAnoMarsDA_429_01, whole genome shotgun sequence harbors:
- the LOC128718210 gene encoding carbohydrate sulfotransferase 11-like: MITLNGSFLIRSQLRRVIVATVAVGVLVYLCVVLSIDKSVTKPMAEVNRDRLLHLREACERTNNGGKYTIEPSFYIHVKNESLLYCLVFKSGTTTWFYNINRWAGFSDDKILDDQTDNFMLAREKYPWEKPRVLLTSMKNTYSFIVVRDPFERLISAYEERLLGQLHPYFKNLSHQIYKRYHNDGNEYGIPSFQDFVRYVVDQARNNQPSDLHWRPINDLCTPCLARYDSIIKMETFGQDLAYLSNRTQLHGKIKSVHMNHSRRDPLSRLMEKYFSQLTKQQYDDLYDIYRIDFELFQYSPDKYLKFVKQT; the protein is encoded by the exons ATGATAACATTGAACGGGTCGTTTTTAATTCGTTCTCAGCTTAGACGAGTAATAGTAGCCACAGTTGCCGTTGGTGTGTTAGTATATTTGTGTGTAGTGTTGTCTATTGATAAAAGCGTAACGAAACCCATGGCAGAAGTAAATCGAGATCGATTGTTACATTTACGTGAAGCATGTGAGCGCACCAATAACGGTGGAA aatataCAATCGAACCATCCTTCTACATTCATGTGAAAAACGAAAGCTTATTATACTGTTTGGTGTTCAAGTCAGGTACCACCACCTGGTTCTATAACATTAATCGATGGGCCGGGTTTAGTGATGACAAAATACTGGATGATCAAACAGACAACTTTATGCTGGCTCGTGAAAAGTATCCTTGGGAAAAACCACGCGTACTGCTAACGAGCATGAAAAACACCTACTCCTTCATCGTGGTACGCGATCCCTTCGAGCGTTTGATTAGTGCCTACGAGGAACGTTTACTTGGACAACTGCACCCGTACTTCAAGAATCTATCGCACCAAATCTATAAACGTTACCATAATGATGGCAACGAGTATGGTATTCCATCGTTTCAAGATTTTGTCCGATATGTAGTGGACCAAGCCCGAAACAACCAACCATCTGATCTTCATTGGCGACCGATAAATGATTTGTGTACGCCGTGCTTAGCTCGATACGACTCGATCATAAAGATGGAGACATTCGGGCAAGACTTAGCGTACCTGTCGAACCGCACACAGTTGCACGGGAAAATTAAATCGGTTCACATGAACCATTCGCGTCGCGATCCATTGAGTCGAttgatggaaaaatatttttcacaacTTACTAAACAACAATATGACGATCTTTACGATATTTATCGAATAGATTTTGAGTTGTTCCAATACTCACCAGATAAGTATCTTAAGTTTGTTAagcaaacataa
- the LOC128707910 gene encoding trimethylguanosine synthase: MSASEGHWEPLAEIYLSHPLVKDKKKSIYCLCSRVFIKNYYDVYVSTLERGDSVPLIPSMDPIAQTERSYSPIAVKPAETAGVADNVKETVKYLAGGASDELLDVLDRAEVDDVFIEEPLIKQLSFGRDGVRKMPSKWGDRDAGTTSDASCYFSASASHSDTNYCSTDEHEHVLYASGGGSQSVAAGLTTGNSTVRSIVTSGLHSSDSGADLSERIHERKLSLKDELLESGRSNTDDNEHGPGCAGPITTVASMERNNSLPEAFGREDLHDAWETFWSKHGEAIIWASWIEKYSDYINPEYLEPEDAGQATGTNTPHDKSEATPGTATEVDKDFSFDNDAITATSMEIVVSACSPHPYTKSTYQMAHWPLPFSQGTAVSSSGGGGVDDVLWCAHRSGSCENEALLSPRCDSVTSSIPLTIGTTDSMTNVTRMTISSYDFCSSKVSSESSNLSASLSSEHSNESSNSSDMLETEYLVGANQTAGAPIPPDEEAAMDGEQYWQILWQQHFQELYAKQYHHFMAEHANDEQSASCGERNTNSKYHKRKRHSNNGGSRSDTRSYQLHQTEQQLPEMVAEMRLSQTEEMNEPKDGNDDTRNKDTKNAQTAESVEDLSMVLQSYGLPTAFGKPSQSSHAGDGGDDRPPNEKPINLKRSHESDNEETPKERLKAAFELMGYSFSDPANETESIINLSGEVFYRKKHIRLHNRVLKMKHHKPKHTYFDDDGNELQMVGATDKTDSAAPEALLLHTSSDDDETNPGALGRASVRSSALLEYNLLPIAVGKDVDSLESGDGPDTVAETPAIASSESGCAMSTSTKKEKKKKRKTKFVASLPADIANDRSLLKYWYKRFSLFSLFDSGIRLDRESWFSVTPEKVASHTAERCRSDLLIDAFCGCGGNTIQFAFSCQKVIAVDIDPRKIEMAKHNAAVYGVADRIEFIVGDFMQLVDRLQADVVFLSPPWGGPGYLKEEVYDLEQSLLPVPATQLMQAAQRVSKNVAIYLPRNSNTQQLTMLAGPNGAVEIEQNFLDRKLIALTAYYGDLINE, from the coding sequence ATGAGTGCTTCCGAGGGCCACTGGGAACCCCTAGCCGAGATTTACCTGTCGCATCCACTGGTTAAGGATAAGAAAAAGAGCATCTATTGCTTGTGCAGTCGTGTATTCATCAAAAACTACTACGATGTTTACGTGTCCACCTTGGAACGTGGTGATTCTGTACCCTTGATTCCATCGATGGATCCCATAGCGCAAACAGAACGGTCATATTCCCCGATAGCAGTGAAGCCAGCAGAAACTGCGGGTGTTGCAGATAATGTAAAAGAAACTGTAAAATATTTGGCTGGTGGTGCTTCAGACGAACTCTTGGATGTACTGGACCGTGCAGAGGTGGACGATGTGTTTATCGAGGAACCTCTAATAAAGCAACTTAGCTTTGGCCGTGATGGTGTGCGTAAAATGCCATCCAAATGGGGTGATCGCGATGCGGGGACTACCAGTGACGCCAGCTGCTACTTCAGTGCCAGTGCCAGTCACTCCGATACCAACTATTGCAGTACTGACGAGCACGAACATGTACTCTATGCTTCTGGCGGTGGATCGCAATCTGTTGCGGCAGGCTTAACGACGGGTAACTCAACTGTAAGAAGTATCGTAACATCCGGATTGCACTCCAGCGACAGTGGTGCTGACCTGTCGGAACGAATTCATGAACGGAAGCTATCGCTTAAAGATGAGCTGCTTGAAAGCGGCCGATCTAACACCGACGATAATGAACATGGTCCAGGTTGTGCGGGGCCCATTACAACCGTTGCATCAATGGAACGGAATAACAGTCTTCCAGAGGCATTCGGACGGGAGGATTTACACGACGCATGGGAAACGTTCTGGAGCAAACATGGCGAGGCAATAATTTGGGCGTCCTGGATTGAAAAGTATAGTGACTATATAAATCCGGAGTATCTAGAACCGGAAGATGCTGGCCAGGCCACTGGTACCAATACGCCTCATGACAAAAGTGAAGCCACTCCGGGAACTGCGACAGAAGTGGATAaagatttttctttcgatAACGATGCAATAACGGCAACCAGCATGGAAATCGTGGTGTCCGCCTGTTCGCCCCATCCCTACACAAAATCAACTTACCAAATGGCACACTGGCCATTGCCTTTCAGTCAAGGCACAGCGGTCAGCAGCAGCGGCGGTGGAGGTGTAGATGATGTTCTTTGGTGTGCACACCGTTCAGGTAGCTGCGAAAATGAAGCTCTGCTAAGTCCACGATGTGATTCGGTAACGTCGAGCATACCGCTTACGATAGGCACCACGGATTCCATGACTAACGTCACGCGGATGACAATTTCGAGTTACGATTTTTGTAGCTCGAAGGTAAGCTCGGAAAGTTCAAACCTTTCTGCAAGTCTTAGTTCTGAACATTCAAACGAAAGCTCGAACAGTTCGGATATGCTTGAAACAGAGTATTTAGTAGGTGCGAATCAAACGGCTGGAGCACCGATACCACCAGATGAAGAGGCCGCGATGGATGGCGAGCAATATTGGCAGATTTTGTGGCAACAACATTTCCAAGAGCTGTACGCCAAACAGTACCATCACTTCATGGCCGAACACGCGAACGATGAGCAAAGTGCGAGCTGTGGTGAACGTAACACAAACTCAAAGTATCATAAACGAAAGCGTCATAGCAATAATGGTGGAAGCAGAAGCGATACCCGTTCCTACCAGTTACACCAGACGGAACAGCAGCTTCCGGAAATGGTTGCAGAAATGCGCTTGTCACAAACGGAAGAAATGAATGAACCGAAGGATGGAAACGACGACACGCGTAACAAGGACACTAAAAATGCACAAACAGCGGAGTCGGTCGAAGATTTATCGATGGTACTGCAATCGTACGGTTTACCAACGGCATTTGGAAAACCATCGCAATCATCACATGCCGGCGACGGTGGTGACGACAGACCACCGAATGAAAAGCCGATCAACCTGAAACGCAGTCACGAGAGTGACAATGAAGAAACGCCAAAAGAACGCCTGAAGGCTGCATTTGAGCTGATGGGATACTCTTTCTCCGATCCGGCCAATGAGACGGAATCGATCATAAACCTCTCTGGCGAGGTATTTTATCGCAAGAAACACATTCGGCTACACAATCGAgtgttgaaaatgaaacaccaCAAACCGAAGCATACATACTTCGATGACGACGGGAACGAACTGCAGATGGTTGGCGCCACCGACAAGACCGATTCTGCCGCTCCGGAAGCATTGCTCCTTCACACTTCTTCCGACGACGATGAAACCAACCCGGGAGCGCTGGGCAGAGCAAGTGTACGATCGAGTGCGCTCCTCGAGTATAATCTGCTTCCGATTGCTGTCGGAAAGGATGTTGATTCACTGGAAAGTGGTGATGGGCCCGACACCGTTGCGGAAACTCCAGCTATTGCTTCCAGCGAAAGTGGGTGCGCCATGTCAACCAGcacgaagaaggaaaagaaaaagaagcgcAAAACTAAATTCGTGGCCAGCCTTCCGGCCGACATCGCCAACGACAGATCACTGCTTAAGTACTGGTATAAGCGATTTTCTCTGTTTTCGCTTTTCGACTCGGGTATTCGACTAGATCGGGAATCTTGGTTTTCGGTCACACCGGAAAAGGTGGCATCACATACAGCCGAACGTTGTCGTTCGGATCTGCTCATCGACGCATTCTGTGGCTGTGGAGGCAATACGATTCAGTTTGCTTTCAGCTGTCAAAAGGTGATTGCAGTCGATATCGATCCTCGGAAGATTGAGATGGCCAAACACAATGCAGCGGTGTATGGAGTAGCGGACCGTATAGAGTTCATTGTTGGAGATTTTATGCAGCTGGTCGATCGATTGCAGGCAGATGTTGTGTTCCTATCGCCTCCGTGGGGTGGTCCTGGATATCTGAAGGAAGAAGTGTACGATTTGGAGCAATCGCTACTACCTGTACCGGCCACGCAGCTGATGCAAGCTGCCCAGCGAGTGAGTAAAAACGTCGCCATCTACTTACCGCGCAACTCGAACACACAGCAACTGACGATGTTGGCAGGACCAAACGGTGCCGTTGAAATCGAACAGAACTTCCTCGACCGTAAACTAATCGCACTGACCGCATATTATGGAGATTTGATCAACGAATAA
- the LOC128709388 gene encoding carbohydrate sulfotransferase 11-like: protein MGVSSIVHVFRKIKRRAKCHPLALNISNVQACIGGIFVAITLVICFLNFELIRKQFEGRSAADINSWRLAHLSKACKKWNNGGHTNLQPAFYLHSKNHSLVYCLVFKAGTSSWFYNFNSWAGYSEYEIMHIDNLFLARRNYPKEDRLTLMQSMEHSFSFIVVRHPFERLMSAFEDRLVSMKNAHYSRVAQAIYKRYHPMGRGTVSFRDFVQYIIDDVEYNNSTIPLDIHWCPINNLCTPCLARYDFIIKLETYKQDVETMIKKANLEGIVKLAHVNRVRKEPIQTLAMKYFSQITQQQMDKLYSIYELDFELFGYSADTYFQIPKALM from the exons ATGGGTGTGTCGAGTATCGTACACGTGTTCCGTAAAATAAAGAGGCGCGCAAAATGTCACCCGTTAGCATTAAACATATCTAACGTGCAGGCGTGCATAGGAGGAATTTTTGTAGCCATAACATTGGTCATTTGTTTCCTGAATTTCGAATTGATTCGCAAACAATTCGAGGGAAGATCTGCGGCTGATATCAATTCATGGAGACTTGCCCACTTGTCGAAAGCGtgtaaaaaatggaacaatggAGGAC atACTAACCTTCAGCCGGCATTTTACTTACACAGCAAGAATCACAGCTTGGTCTATTGCTTAGTGTTTAAGGCGGGCACAAGCTCGTGGTTCTACAATTTTAATTCGTGGGCAGGATACTCGGAGTACGAGATAATGCATATCGATAACTTGTTTCTGGCACGTAGAAACTATCCGAAGGAAGATCGACTCACATTGATGCAATCGATGGAGCATTCTTTCTCGTTTATTGTCGTTAGGCATCCTTTTGAACGCTTAATGAGTGCGTTCGAGGATAGATTGGTGAGTATGAAAAATGCGCACTACTCGCGTGTTGCCCAAGCCATCTACAAGCGTTATCATCCGATGGGCAGGGGCACCGTTTCGTTCCGCGACTTTGTGCAGTACATAATCGACGATGTGGAATATAATAACAGTACGATCCCGTTAGATATTCACTGGTGCCCAATTAACAACTTGTGCACACCATGTTTAGCTAGATATGATTTTATAATCAAATTGGAAACATACAAACAGGACGTGGAAACCATGATAAAAAAGGCCAACTTGGAAGGCATAGTGAAACTTGCACATGTAAATCGCGTAAGAAAAGAGCCAATTCAAACCCTTGccatgaaatatttttcacagATAACGCAACAGCAAATGGACAAGTTATACAGTATTTATGAGCTAGATTTTGAACTGTTTGGATATTCTGCAGATACATATTTCCAAATACCTAAAGCACTAATGTAA